One Acidobacteriota bacterium genomic window carries:
- a CDS encoding ABC transporter ATP-binding protein/permease produces MSAHGHHPGSADDRLGKVYDAEMFRRLWAYVRPHRTLVFVSFVIIFVLGAAQLVQPYLIRIAIDDHIGTRNSDGLGILALWFGLALLGEFLLRWLQIYVLERTGQNVVYDLRTDAFAHLQRLPSSFFDRNPVGRLMTRVTSDVEAIHEVFTSGLVMILADLVKVIGIVVILLAMDWRLALVTFAVIPPIIFVTLQFRGRMRSAYRTVRGAIARLNAFLQENVTGMRIVQMFGRENESAEAFAEINAEHREAQLKAVVYESSFTSLAELVAAVALAVLLWAGGYGILAGMVTFGTLVAFIEYSAKFFRPVQELSQRYTVMQAAMAAAERIFGLLDTEVSIKSSDGAIPVPEKLAGDIRFENVTFGYDDERPVLKDVSFHIRPGERIGVVGWTGSGKTTLIRLLVRLYDVQQGRILLDGVDIRKYRLRDLRRSIGIVLQDPFLFAGSVGGNISLGDPTIGPDRVKAAARAVQVDRFIETLPAGYDERIRERGSNLSVGEKQLLTFARAVAFDPGILVLDEATASVDPRTEQKIQLALATLLSDRTSILIAHRLATVRDADRILVLHQGELREQGTHEELLVLENGIYRTLYALQATA; encoded by the coding sequence ATGAGCGCGCACGGCCATCACCCCGGTTCGGCAGACGACCGGCTGGGAAAAGTCTACGACGCGGAGATGTTTCGGCGTTTGTGGGCCTACGTTCGCCCGCACCGGACTCTGGTATTCGTCTCGTTCGTGATCATCTTCGTCCTCGGTGCGGCACAGCTCGTTCAGCCCTATTTGATCCGTATCGCAATCGATGACCATATCGGTACCAGAAACTCCGACGGGCTCGGAATCCTTGCCCTGTGGTTCGGGCTGGCGTTGCTGGGAGAGTTCCTTCTGCGCTGGTTACAGATCTACGTTCTGGAGAGGACCGGGCAGAACGTCGTGTACGACCTCCGGACCGACGCGTTCGCTCATCTTCAACGACTACCGTCGAGCTTCTTTGACCGAAATCCGGTCGGTCGGCTGATGACACGCGTGACGAGTGACGTCGAGGCGATTCACGAGGTGTTCACCTCGGGGCTCGTGATGATTCTCGCGGACCTGGTCAAGGTGATCGGCATTGTCGTGATTCTGCTTGCGATGGACTGGAGGCTCGCGCTGGTGACCTTCGCCGTCATCCCGCCGATCATCTTCGTGACGTTGCAATTCCGGGGTCGAATGCGATCTGCTTATCGGACGGTCCGGGGGGCGATCGCGCGGCTCAACGCGTTTCTGCAGGAGAACGTAACCGGCATGCGCATCGTGCAGATGTTCGGTCGAGAGAACGAGAGCGCAGAGGCGTTTGCGGAGATCAACGCCGAGCATCGCGAGGCTCAACTCAAGGCGGTGGTCTACGAGTCCAGCTTTACGTCCCTCGCTGAGTTGGTCGCCGCTGTCGCCCTGGCGGTGCTGCTGTGGGCCGGAGGGTACGGGATTCTCGCCGGCATGGTGACGTTTGGAACGTTGGTCGCGTTCATCGAGTACTCGGCGAAGTTCTTTCGGCCCGTCCAGGAATTGTCGCAGCGCTACACCGTGATGCAGGCGGCCATGGCGGCGGCGGAGCGGATCTTCGGTCTCCTGGATACGGAGGTATCGATCAAGTCCAGCGACGGCGCAATTCCCGTTCCGGAGAAGCTGGCCGGCGATATTCGATTCGAGAACGTGACGTTCGGCTACGACGACGAACGGCCGGTGCTGAAAGACGTGTCGTTTCATATCCGCCCGGGTGAGCGGATCGGTGTGGTCGGTTGGACGGGCTCCGGCAAGACGACACTCATCCGTCTGCTCGTACGTCTCTACGATGTGCAGCAGGGGCGAATCCTGCTGGACGGTGTCGACATTCGCAAGTATCGACTACGCGATCTTCGTCGTTCGATCGGCATCGTTCTTCAGGATCCGTTCCTGTTCGCGGGTTCGGTGGGCGGCAATATTTCGCTGGGCGACCCCACAATAGGCCCGGATCGTGTAAAAGCCGCGGCTCGGGCGGTGCAGGTCGATCGATTCATCGAGACGTTGCCCGCCGGCTACGACGAGCGCATTCGCGAGCGGGGCTCCAATCTATCCGTCGGAGAGAAGCAGCTCTTGACCTTTGCGCGGGCGGTTGCGTTCGATCCCGGGATCCTGGTTCTGGATGAGGCGACGGCATCCGTCGATCCGCGGACGGAGCAGAAGATCCAACTGGCGTTGGCGACCCTACTTTCGGATCGGACCTCGATTCTGATCGCCCATCGACTCGCGACGGTCAGAGACGCCGACCGGATTCTCGTCCTGCACCAGGGTGAACTACGCGAGCAAGGGACGCACGAGGAATTGCTGGTCCTCGAGAACGGGATCTACAGGACACTGTATGCGTTACAGGCGACAGCGTAG
- a CDS encoding tetratricopeptide repeat protein: MSQSPDNSLPTASYTSGWAQINEFLREGRNWSGNERNVVLLNTGSERFADISAVSGLDFVDDARGQASVDWDQDGDLDFWLRNRTAPRVRLMLNRGEHGPSVALRLRGVTSNRDGIGARIEIEFADASSPALVRYLTAGDGFRSQSSKWVHFGLSSTPEIDSVVVDWPGGEQERFDGVQAGGRFLLEQGRGTAQAVAPRTVTPDLPSSPRPVGSQIPNRTVLSRRFPMTAVDVRSLEPDAAIAVPTQGHPTLLNLWASWCSPCIEELQTLRDAHDRLSTAGLEIVAATVEGLDPESPTTLDDARGRVAELRLPFVSAEADSNLLDRLAELERLQFARVRELAVPTSYLFDERGRLAVIYRGKVEAETLIADLDLLSIEGAELLPRALPYPGRSLNPYLPVEVFLPGMAESRIASDPEAAIALLESTIAYQTGRRTSGRLNEPQTRRLNEELAHNRVTLGRALASAGRAREAVESYQAALRIDPRQADAMNGLGGMLSAAGRYDQALGMYRRAHEIRPDDPALRTNLGIAEMYAGDIDRAVQLFSRLVEETPLSAEAHFNLGVASRQSGRSRDARTHLIRSVELDGDGVGALTELAWLLATERDPALRDGARAVQLAARARELAGGLDATILDTLAAAHAEAGQFEEARSLAAEALELARREQNPALARFIGQRLRGYEQDTPFRE; this comes from the coding sequence GTGTCGCAATCACCGGACAACTCGTTACCGACCGCCTCGTACACCAGCGGCTGGGCGCAGATCAACGAATTTCTTCGAGAGGGGCGTAACTGGAGCGGGAATGAGCGTAACGTCGTCCTGCTGAACACGGGCTCGGAGCGCTTCGCCGATATCTCCGCCGTGAGTGGACTCGATTTCGTTGACGACGCGCGTGGGCAAGCATCGGTCGACTGGGATCAGGACGGCGACCTCGACTTCTGGCTGCGCAACCGGACGGCACCGCGTGTGCGATTGATGTTGAACCGTGGAGAGCACGGACCGTCCGTGGCCCTCAGACTGCGCGGGGTGACCAGTAACCGCGACGGCATCGGTGCTCGCATCGAGATCGAGTTTGCCGACGCCTCCTCGCCGGCACTCGTTCGCTACCTCACGGCCGGGGACGGATTCCGTTCCCAGTCCAGCAAGTGGGTGCACTTCGGTTTGTCTTCAACCCCGGAGATCGATTCCGTGGTCGTCGATTGGCCAGGCGGAGAACAGGAGCGGTTCGACGGGGTTCAAGCGGGCGGCAGGTTCTTGCTGGAACAGGGGCGTGGAACGGCGCAGGCCGTGGCACCCCGCACCGTGACCCCTGACCTTCCCAGCTCGCCGCGCCCGGTCGGTTCACAGATTCCGAACCGGACGGTGCTCTCGCGACGATTCCCGATGACGGCGGTCGATGTTCGTTCCTTGGAACCGGACGCTGCGATCGCCGTTCCCACACAGGGGCATCCCACGCTTCTCAACCTCTGGGCCAGCTGGTGCAGTCCGTGTATCGAGGAGTTGCAGACACTACGCGACGCCCACGACAGACTCTCCACAGCCGGTCTCGAGATCGTTGCGGCTACGGTGGAGGGTCTCGATCCGGAGAGCCCCACGACCCTTGACGACGCACGCGGGCGCGTCGCGGAACTCCGGCTGCCATTTGTTTCTGCGGAGGCCGACTCGAACCTCCTCGACAGGCTTGCGGAACTCGAACGTCTCCAGTTCGCCCGCGTTCGCGAGCTCGCCGTCCCGACCTCGTACCTTTTCGACGAGCGTGGCAGACTGGCCGTCATCTACCGTGGGAAGGTCGAGGCCGAGACCCTGATCGCCGATCTCGATCTCCTGTCTATCGAGGGTGCCGAGCTTCTGCCTCGAGCGCTCCCCTACCCGGGCCGATCCCTCAATCCGTACCTACCCGTCGAGGTCTTCCTTCCCGGCATGGCCGAGTCCCGCATCGCGTCGGACCCCGAGGCGGCGATCGCGCTCCTCGAATCGACCATCGCCTATCAGACCGGCCGACGAACCAGCGGTCGCCTCAACGAGCCCCAGACTCGCCGCCTGAACGAAGAACTGGCGCACAATCGTGTGACGCTGGGGCGGGCTCTCGCCTCTGCGGGGAGGGCGCGAGAGGCCGTCGAGAGCTATCAGGCCGCCCTGCGGATCGATCCTCGCCAGGCCGACGCGATGAACGGGCTGGGTGGCATGCTGTCTGCGGCGGGTCGATACGATCAGGCCCTCGGGATGTACCGGCGCGCCCATGAGATCCGCCCCGACGATCCGGCGCTCAGAACAAACCTGGGAATCGCGGAGATGTACGCCGGCGATATCGACCGCGCGGTGCAGCTCTTCTCGCGGCTCGTCGAGGAGACACCGCTCTCCGCCGAAGCCCACTTCAATTTGGGAGTCGCGTCGCGGCAGTCCGGTCGGTCACGGGACGCGCGAACCCATCTGATCCGTTCCGTTGAACTCGACGGCGATGGCGTGGGTGCCCTCACGGAGCTGGCCTGGCTCCTGGCGACCGAACGGGATCCGGCGTTGCGAGACGGAGCACGGGCGGTTCAGTTGGCCGCCAGAGCGCGCGAACTCGCCGGGGGCCTCGACGCCACGATCCTCGACACCCTGGCAGCCGCCCACGCAGAGGCCGGACAGTTCGAAGAGGCTCGATCCCTGGCAGCGGAGGCGCTGGAACTGGCTCGACGGGAACAGAATCCGGCGCTGGCACGATTCATCGGACAACGACTTCGCGGGTACGAGCAAGACACACCGTTCCGCGAGTAG
- a CDS encoding VCBS repeat-containing protein produces the protein MSFVQKTCVALGGLVLLFILGCGEAPPAPSDAGSDGATAVVVSGLSPLRTTEDPTLQAWTGEQLTNAATAELKRIRDGLVEPDVSIDDGPTVAVRAPAIGDAGSVYREGSLSVTRPRTEGSETPAERRIAVGRYFDGLHDSLRVPEGTPIRIKPKIYRITVRDAQFDTRVRWTFYAQSDTVSSQRTEEWQVTWKSPATRGGRPQMLSAEILERERVFFESKSGPLFGDVTETVTAALEDSVSQFEIGVDRWASVISQFDFMTLLGHSGIAVGDVNGDGLDDVYISEEGGLPNRLWVQQPDGSIRDLSSVAGVDWLDATFGSLLVDLDGDGDQDLAAATYPQLVLAENDGQGRFTVRQRATWVEQAYSLSAADYDNDGDLDLYLATYGGSGTGSAGAIDADGAVATTSAPFPYHDAQNGGANVLLQNDGSFGFKDVTLTTGLDAHNRRFSFASAWNDYDRDGNVDLYVANDFGRNSLYRNEGGRFVDVAKVAGVEDIGTGMSVAWGDYDRDGRPDLYVGNMFSSAGNRVARQAQFAEQHTPVAAEHLLRTARGNSLFANAGDGTFRDVTLEAAVDRGLWAWSSRFGDLNNDGWEDIVVCNGFVTGDDTGDL, from the coding sequence ATGAGCTTTGTTCAAAAGACGTGTGTCGCACTCGGGGGCCTAGTCCTCCTCTTCATCCTCGGCTGCGGAGAGGCTCCCCCTGCCCCTTCCGACGCAGGTTCCGACGGCGCCACGGCCGTCGTCGTTTCGGGGCTGTCCCCGCTACGAACGACCGAGGACCCGACGCTGCAGGCCTGGACGGGTGAACAACTCACCAACGCCGCCACCGCAGAACTCAAGCGGATCCGCGACGGTCTCGTCGAACCCGACGTGTCCATCGACGACGGCCCGACGGTCGCCGTCCGTGCACCGGCGATCGGGGATGCGGGTTCCGTCTATCGCGAAGGATCGCTCTCTGTGACGCGACCCCGAACCGAAGGCAGCGAGACCCCCGCAGAGCGACGAATCGCCGTGGGTCGGTACTTCGATGGGCTCCACGACTCCCTTCGCGTACCCGAAGGTACTCCGATACGAATCAAACCCAAGATCTACCGGATCACCGTACGAGACGCCCAGTTTGATACTCGCGTTCGGTGGACCTTCTATGCTCAGTCGGACACCGTCTCCTCACAACGCACCGAGGAATGGCAAGTCACCTGGAAGTCGCCTGCAACGCGCGGTGGCCGGCCTCAGATGCTCTCGGCGGAGATCCTGGAGCGCGAACGGGTCTTTTTCGAATCGAAATCGGGTCCGTTGTTCGGCGATGTGACGGAGACGGTAACCGCGGCACTCGAAGATTCCGTCTCCCAGTTCGAGATCGGCGTCGATCGTTGGGCGTCCGTCATCTCCCAGTTTGATTTCATGACACTGCTCGGCCACAGCGGAATCGCGGTGGGTGACGTCAACGGCGACGGCCTGGATGACGTCTATATCAGCGAGGAGGGCGGGCTTCCGAATCGCTTGTGGGTCCAGCAACCCGACGGAAGCATTCGGGATCTGTCCTCGGTGGCGGGAGTCGACTGGCTGGATGCGACCTTCGGCTCTCTCCTCGTCGATCTGGACGGAGATGGCGATCAGGATCTTGCCGCGGCCACCTACCCCCAACTGGTCCTGGCGGAGAACGATGGCCAGGGACGATTCACGGTTCGCCAGCGCGCAACCTGGGTCGAGCAGGCCTACTCGCTGTCGGCTGCGGACTACGACAACGACGGCGACCTGGATCTCTACCTCGCGACGTACGGTGGCAGTGGTACAGGGTCCGCAGGAGCCATCGATGCCGACGGAGCGGTCGCCACGACCTCGGCTCCGTTCCCCTACCACGACGCGCAAAACGGCGGCGCCAACGTGCTACTACAGAACGATGGATCGTTCGGCTTCAAAGACGTCACCCTCACGACAGGTCTTGACGCACATAACCGGAGATTCAGCTTCGCCTCGGCCTGGAACGACTATGACCGCGACGGAAACGTCGACCTCTACGTCGCCAATGACTTCGGCCGCAACAGCCTCTATCGCAACGAGGGTGGCCGATTCGTCGACGTCGCCAAGGTCGCCGGTGTCGAGGATATCGGGACGGGAATGTCGGTTGCGTGGGGAGACTACGATCGCGATGGGCGGCCGGACCTTTACGTCGGCAATATGTTCTCGAGCGCCGGCAACCGGGTAGCCCGCCAGGCACAGTTCGCCGAACAGCACACGCCAGTTGCCGCAGAACACCTCCTGCGCACGGCTCGCGGCAACTCTCTCTTTGCGAATGCGGGTGACGGAACGTTCAGGGACGTGACACTGGAAGCCGCGGTCGACCGCGGTCTGTGGGCCTGGTCCTCTCGGTTCGGCGATCTCAACAACGACGGCTGGGAAGACATCGTCGTCTGCAACGGGTTTGTGACGGGTGACGATACCGGCGACCTCTGA
- a CDS encoding RNA polymerase sigma factor, producing the protein MSGSHPGQDGKPTDTELVKQFQTGEDRDDAFMQLFERYGPITFAFLRRRIGNGEVAAEVNQELYLGVLTALDGFRGQASFKTWLFRMAQNRLLNLRRRWRTHADEIPAATPDALQEDLLRADQPDPDHQLAKAHVGATMQNCLAGLNEVQRAVVIGNYFGGETLEQLTRSLRLTNRSGARATLIAAQRKLRKCLEKAGVGARDIVD; encoded by the coding sequence GTGAGTGGTTCGCACCCCGGTCAGGATGGCAAGCCCACGGATACGGAACTGGTCAAGCAGTTTCAGACCGGCGAGGATCGGGACGACGCGTTCATGCAGCTGTTCGAGCGCTACGGTCCCATCACTTTCGCCTTTCTTCGTCGTCGGATCGGCAACGGCGAGGTGGCGGCCGAAGTTAACCAGGAGTTGTACCTCGGCGTCCTGACTGCGCTGGACGGCTTTCGAGGGCAGGCATCGTTCAAGACCTGGCTGTTCCGAATGGCCCAGAACAGGCTTCTCAACCTTCGCCGCCGATGGCGAACCCACGCCGACGAGATCCCGGCAGCGACACCCGATGCGCTGCAGGAGGATCTACTCCGTGCCGACCAGCCGGACCCCGACCACCAACTGGCCAAGGCTCACGTCGGTGCGACGATGCAGAACTGCCTGGCCGGTCTCAACGAGGTGCAACGGGCGGTCGTCATCGGCAACTACTTTGGCGGCGAGACCCTCGAGCAGTTGACCCGCTCGTTGCGGCTGACCAATCGAAGCGGTGCCCGGGCGACTCTGATCGCCGCACAAAGGAAACTTCGTAAGTGTCTCGAAAAAGCGGGTGTGGGTGCCCGCGATATCGTGGACTGA
- a CDS encoding CHAT domain-containing protein — protein sequence MPVRRRWIAWPILLFLLVIPGCPAGDPEPTAPPADESSAPELDPCPDENAWLDALGRARKNDTVAEFTTQVVEREARCPGDWRPPWILGEIAYRGRAEDSLDRAHAHARRARELARDIENPVGIARSANRLGAIALRRQDYPASREAYVMALDNASLAGRDDLAAFYHNNFAGMLLESGEIASALEHLDRAIAGLRALEMDGSARRASYNRAIILKNTGSLTEAAEILDQVFTEATAIGDSRWRDRICVARADLHRSLEQFEESERWFALVGSDHPKVSTAARLGQGRSRLATGRYDEAIELLRSVDVEGADLPDQTLARIFLGEALFRGGGRDEAISVLSDVVAETETGGIPEHRWLSRALLSKAILAGDGGDAGVDDLLRDALHILESQADGLDPRRSGLGYLRERTEPFADLAARLAEQAQHEELLGVMEQAHARSLRRFTEQEGRRIPAATSLAILRRSLKPHEVLLSFLIGTDRGAALLVHRDEVRSRAIPGWSTLRPLTTRYRNALRRPLLVREAQQRPMQDLDRDIGVGVELYQLLLGDLTSSVEKAERWYVVADQDLNLVPFAALPTGTTGGVPTFVAEQHEVARLPLAGAIPRTHETHAPVLLAGDPRFSAGADFTRLPLAQRELTTLRTLWGETEPETLWADQFTRDRLDRLDLGRFGTLHFATHALASSSDPRRCAVLLSDGDRWTVPEIARLDLDGSLVILSACQTGEGEIVPGEGVVGLTWAFLQAGASGVTASLWSVEDTSTEMLMTAYHRGLRDDGDAVRALALARRHVSATQPHPAYWAPFVVVLRPQD from the coding sequence ATGCCCGTTCGCCGCCGATGGATAGCCTGGCCCATCCTGCTCTTCCTGCTCGTCATCCCCGGTTGTCCAGCCGGGGATCCTGAGCCGACCGCTCCCCCCGCCGACGAGAGTTCCGCGCCCGAACTCGACCCGTGCCCCGACGAGAACGCATGGCTCGACGCTCTCGGGCGGGCGCGCAAGAACGATACGGTTGCGGAGTTCACCACTCAGGTCGTCGAACGCGAGGCCCGTTGCCCCGGTGATTGGCGCCCTCCATGGATCCTGGGAGAGATCGCCTACCGTGGCCGCGCGGAGGATAGCCTCGACCGGGCTCACGCCCATGCGAGACGAGCACGAGAACTTGCCCGCGACATCGAGAATCCGGTCGGCATCGCGAGATCCGCGAATCGACTGGGCGCCATCGCCCTACGCCGACAGGACTACCCCGCCTCTCGCGAGGCGTATGTCATGGCGCTCGACAACGCCTCCCTCGCCGGACGCGACGACCTGGCGGCGTTCTACCACAACAACTTCGCGGGAATGCTGCTCGAGAGTGGCGAGATCGCGTCTGCGCTGGAGCATCTCGACCGTGCGATCGCGGGACTGCGCGCACTCGAGATGGATGGTTCCGCCCGTCGTGCCAGCTACAACCGGGCCATCATCCTTAAGAACACCGGCAGCCTGACCGAGGCGGCAGAGATTCTCGACCAGGTCTTCACGGAAGCCACGGCGATCGGCGACAGTCGCTGGCGCGACCGCATCTGTGTCGCCCGGGCCGACCTCCATCGAAGCCTGGAACAGTTCGAGGAGAGCGAGCGTTGGTTCGCCCTCGTCGGGAGTGATCACCCGAAGGTCTCCACGGCCGCGAGACTCGGCCAGGGTCGCTCTCGTCTGGCGACCGGTCGGTATGACGAGGCCATCGAGCTACTCCGTTCGGTCGATGTGGAGGGTGCCGACCTCCCCGATCAAACGCTGGCTCGTATTTTCCTGGGTGAGGCACTCTTTCGTGGTGGCGGTCGTGACGAAGCGATCTCCGTTCTGTCCGATGTCGTGGCGGAGACGGAGACCGGTGGCATTCCCGAACATCGTTGGTTATCTCGCGCCCTGCTCTCCAAGGCGATCCTCGCCGGCGACGGGGGCGATGCCGGTGTCGACGATCTGCTTCGCGACGCGCTTCACATCCTTGAGAGCCAGGCCGACGGCCTGGATCCCCGACGTTCCGGCCTCGGCTATCTCCGCGAACGGACGGAGCCGTTCGCCGACCTCGCGGCCCGACTCGCCGAACAGGCGCAGCATGAGGAACTACTCGGAGTGATGGAGCAGGCTCATGCCCGAAGTCTCAGACGATTCACGGAGCAGGAGGGCCGGCGGATTCCGGCGGCGACATCGCTCGCGATCCTGAGGCGATCCCTGAAGCCCCACGAGGTGCTGCTCAGTTTCCTCATCGGTACGGATCGCGGTGCCGCGCTTCTGGTACATCGGGACGAGGTCCGAAGCCGCGCCATCCCGGGTTGGTCCACGTTGCGCCCGCTGACCACGCGTTATCGCAACGCGTTGCGAAGACCCCTTTTGGTTCGAGAAGCCCAACAGCGCCCGATGCAGGACCTGGATCGAGACATCGGCGTCGGCGTGGAGCTCTACCAACTCTTACTCGGCGACCTCACCTCCTCGGTCGAAAAGGCCGAACGCTGGTATGTGGTCGCGGACCAGGACCTGAATCTGGTGCCGTTCGCTGCCCTGCCGACCGGAACGACAGGCGGAGTTCCGACGTTCGTCGCCGAACAACACGAGGTTGCGCGGTTACCCCTGGCCGGTGCGATACCTCGCACCCATGAAACGCACGCCCCGGTTCTACTGGCCGGCGATCCAAGATTCTCTGCGGGCGCGGACTTCACCCGACTGCCGCTCGCGCAACGGGAGTTGACGACTCTCAGGACCCTCTGGGGTGAGACGGAACCGGAGACCCTCTGGGCCGATCAGTTCACACGAGACCGGTTGGATCGCCTGGATCTGGGCCGCTTCGGAACCCTCCACTTCGCGACCCACGCGCTGGCCTCATCGTCGGACCCCCGGCGCTGTGCCGTCCTTCTGAGCGACGGCGATCGGTGGACGGTGCCGGAAATCGCCCGACTGGATCTGGATGGCTCGCTTGTCATTCTCTCTGCGTGTCAGACCGGCGAGGGCGAGATCGTGCCAGGAGAGGGTGTGGTCGGATTGACGTGGGCATTCCTGCAGGCGGGCGCGAGCGGCGTGACGGCGAGCCTGTGGAGTGTGGAAGACACGTCCACAGAGATGTTGATGACGGCCTACCACCGTGGGTTGCGGGACGACGGGGACGCCGTGCGAGCCCTCGCCCTGGCGCGCCGCCACGTATCGGCCACGCAGCCGCACCCAGCCTACTGGGCTCCGTTCGTCGTCGTGCTGCGCCCCCAGGACTAG
- a CDS encoding DUF11 domain-containing protein, with protein sequence MARVLKIWRPAIALVMLTHCGLAIAGETETFRRGPFGATADLRIVVSDSLTEAASGCPLSYQIYVDNLGPDGVQGVSVTDLFPAALQNVEWTCDPEPGSACTLGPQLGDILDTNVDLPNGGRVVYTVRGQIAPGQTGTLVNTATVNVMPPDTDPNPINDSSTDNDTAVSVTPTGSNGPGVWVLNGGSNTIDVINACTDQLGAEIALPGGDAPRGLAFSTIPNNIGSFAFVGQGTQLIVIDTTTRLVVDNMDVSTLTGVPPSSDIQLAGLASARVQLFTDANSEVVKGYLHVAANISPAGGGPAEPWFIVMDQAAILGVAPVGSPLVVGADPLFDGLPSGADGKALDVTVIAAPSGTDFQRAWYTVAIPAAAPLIRAIEVTGRREIQAPDWQRRRIVERALPAVAAQPERLVVGTAIPGREVTLLPESTSNTLVDLHLARPVCDLGVGSDLIDVAITGPAKNNLQTFILDRGNQQLRVIDDDDYAGTCGTTDVSVGAGPIAMDSLGRVEFQKFYVANQDDDTVTVINDLLMANSIPLGSNRAGNCVDCPVEVRVQRTPATSCNIRDLTVESDMIFWTPVGCTGEDVRFRVWCQCTEDNPVDCPPECPATSRSCPGCHTIGSDDWEELGETGGTDFPSVPGDKSVGIVVTYDDKLP encoded by the coding sequence GTGGCCCGAGTGCTGAAAATATGGCGTCCGGCAATCGCACTCGTGATGCTGACGCACTGTGGGCTGGCGATCGCCGGGGAGACCGAGACGTTCCGCCGCGGCCCGTTTGGAGCGACCGCCGACCTTCGGATCGTCGTGAGTGACAGTCTCACCGAGGCCGCGTCGGGCTGCCCGTTGTCGTATCAAATCTATGTTGACAATCTGGGTCCCGACGGCGTGCAAGGCGTCTCGGTCACCGATCTGTTTCCCGCCGCCCTGCAGAACGTCGAATGGACGTGCGACCCTGAGCCCGGGTCCGCCTGCACGTTGGGTCCCCAACTGGGCGACATCCTGGACACCAACGTGGACCTGCCCAACGGGGGTCGTGTGGTGTACACGGTCCGCGGGCAGATTGCACCCGGCCAGACCGGCACACTGGTCAACACGGCGACGGTCAACGTCATGCCTCCCGACACGGACCCCAATCCGATCAACGACAGTAGTACGGACAACGACACGGCCGTCTCCGTAACACCTACCGGCTCCAACGGACCGGGAGTCTGGGTCCTGAACGGGGGCAGCAACACGATCGATGTCATCAATGCGTGTACGGACCAACTCGGAGCGGAGATTGCCCTTCCCGGTGGCGACGCGCCGAGAGGGCTCGCGTTCTCCACGATTCCGAACAACATCGGCTCGTTCGCGTTCGTCGGGCAGGGAACACAACTCATCGTCATCGACACGACGACCCGTCTGGTGGTCGACAACATGGACGTAAGCACGCTGACCGGTGTTCCGCCCAGCAGCGACATCCAACTCGCCGGCCTCGCCAGCGCAAGAGTCCAGCTCTTCACGGACGCCAACTCTGAGGTGGTGAAGGGGTATCTCCACGTCGCGGCCAACATCTCGCCGGCGGGCGGTGGACCCGCCGAGCCGTGGTTCATCGTCATGGATCAGGCGGCGATCCTCGGTGTTGCCCCGGTGGGCTCTCCGTTGGTGGTGGGGGCCGACCCCCTCTTCGATGGCCTACCGAGCGGCGCCGACGGCAAGGCCCTGGATGTCACCGTCATCGCGGCACCTTCGGGGACCGACTTTCAGCGTGCGTGGTACACCGTGGCGATCCCCGCGGCGGCGCCGTTGATTCGTGCCATCGAGGTCACCGGGCGCCGCGAGATTCAGGCACCGGACTGGCAACGACGACGGATCGTCGAACGCGCCCTCCCGGCGGTGGCGGCCCAGCCCGAGCGTCTTGTCGTAGGAACGGCGATACCCGGACGTGAAGTCACGCTTCTTCCGGAATCGACATCGAACACCCTCGTCGACCTCCATCTGGCTCGACCGGTCTGCGATCTGGGTGTCGGCTCGGATCTGATCGACGTTGCCATCACCGGCCCCGCCAAGAACAACCTGCAGACGTTCATTCTCGACCGTGGCAATCAACAGCTGCGGGTCATCGACGACGATGACTACGCCGGCACCTGTGGAACGACCGATGTCAGCGTCGGTGCCGGACCGATCGCCATGGACAGTCTGGGGCGCGTCGAGTTCCAGAAGTTCTACGTCGCGAACCAGGACGACGACACGGTGACCGTGATCAACGATCTACTGATGGCGAATTCGATCCCTCTCGGGTCGAATCGTGCCGGCAATTGCGTCGATTGCCCCGTCGAGGTGCGGGTTCAGCGGACTCCGGCAACGTCATGCAACATCCGCGACCTGACGGTCGAATCCGATATGATTTTCTGGACTCCCGTGGGCTGCACGGGAGAGGACGTTCGATTCCGAGTGTGGTGCCAGTGCACCGAGGACAACCCGGTGGACTGCCCCCCGGAGTGTCCCGCGACGAGTCGCAGCTGCCCCGGCTGTCACACGATCGGCTCGGACGACTGGGAAGAGCTGGGCGAAACCGGCGGAACGGACTTTCCGTCGGTACCGGGCGACAAGAGCGTTGGGATCGTCGTGACCTACGACGATAAGCTGCCGTAA